One genomic segment of Macaca fascicularis isolate 582-1 chromosome 19, T2T-MFA8v1.1 includes these proteins:
- the LOC102144021 gene encoding leukocyte immunoglobulin-like receptor subfamily A member 4 has translation MRQHYAGTYRCHYLSSAGWSELSDPLELVVTAYRKPTLSALPSPVVTSGENVTIQCSSRLGFQRFILIEEGENKLSWMLDSQELSNGLFLALFPVGPVAPSHRWMFRCHGYYRNITQVWSEPSDTMEILVSGVSRKPSLLTPQGPVVAPGENLTLQCRSDVGYDRFALYKEQGHDLLQGSGQQPQAGLSQANFTLGPVRVSHGGQYRCYGAHNLSSEWSAPSDPLDILIAGQIPDRPFLSVQPGPMVASGENVTLLCQSRSPMDTFLLTKEGAAHHLLRLRSEHRAQQHQAEFPMGPVTSAHAGTYRCYSSHRFFPYLLSHPSDPLELVVSGGAETLSPSQNQTDSKTTSHPQDYTVENLIRMAVAGLVLVVLGILLF, from the exons ATGAGACAGCACTATGCAGGGACATACCGCTGTCACTATCTCAGCTCTGCAGGCTGGTCAGAGCTCAGTGACCCGCTGGAACTGGTGGTGACAG CCTACAGGAAACCCACCCTCTCAGCCTTGCCGAGCCCTGTGGTGACCTCAGGAGAGAACGTGACCATCCAGTGTAGCTCAAGGCTGGGATTTCAGAGGTTCATTTTGAttgaggaaggagaaaacaagCTCTCCTGGATGCTGGACTCACAGGAACTCTCCAACGGGCTGTTCCTGGCCCTGTTCCCTGTGGGCCCTGTGGCCCCCAGTCACCGGTGGATGTTCAGATGCCATGGATATTACAGGAACATCACCCAGGTGTGGTCGGAACCCAGTGATACCATGGAGATCCTGGTCTCAG GCGTGTCTAGGAAGCCCTCCCTCCTGACCCCGCAGGGCCCTGTCGTGGCCCCTGGAGAGAATCTGACCCTGCAGTGTCGCTCTGATGTCGGCTACGACAGATTTGCTCTGTACAAGGAGCAGGGACATGACCTCCTCCAGGGCTCTGGCCAGCAGCCCCAGGCTGGGCTCTCCCAGGCCAACTTTACCCTGGGCCCTGTGAGGGTGTCCCACGGGGGCCAGTACAGATGCTACGGTGCACACAACCTCTCCTCCGAGTGGTCGGCCCCCAGTGACCCCCTGGACATCCTGATCGCAG GACAGATCCCTGACAGACCCTTCCTCTCAGTGCAGCCGGGCCCCATGGTGGCTTCAGGAGAGAACGTGACCCTGCTGTGTCAGTCACGGAGCCCGATGGACACTTTCCTTCTGACCAAGGAGGGGGCAGCCCATCACCTGCTGCGTCTGAGATCAGAGCACCGAGCTCAGCAGCACCAGGCTGAATTCCCCATGGGTCCTGTGACCTCAGCCCACGCAGGGACCTACAGGTGCTACAGCTCACACAGATTCTTCCCCTACCTGCTGTCTCACCCCAGTGACCCCCTGGAGCTCGTGGTCTCAG GAGGAGCTGAGACCCTCAGCCCGTCACAAAACCAGACAGACTCCAAGACTA CCTCACACCCCCAGGATTACACCGTGGAGAATCTCATCCGCATGGCCGTGGCTGGCTTGGTCCTGGTGGTCCTTGGGATTCTGCTGTTTTAG